Below is a genomic region from Tolypothrix sp. NIES-4075.
ATTTTTCTTCTTCCCAGAGTAATACTTTTTCTGTTCTTCATATGCTCCAGGACGTTCTCTAGGCTGCTCACAGCTATCTACTATTAGTTCAAACTCTGTTAAAATTTCTTTAACAATCTCGTAGTCACTGGTGTTTTTTTTACCTGTTCAAGTAAACTTGATGGCAAAATTTCTTTTAGGAGTGGGAACCAGTAGTTAAATGTATCGTTTGCAGTTGTTTCACATCATGCAAAACTGAATACCTAACAATTGAAATGTTGTCAAATGCCGCAGATATACCAAAGTTAAAAGAATTTGCTCTTCGATAGATAGCTTTACCTTACGACCTCCCCCTTTGTTTATAATTCTAATCTTTCGTGCTTCTGCTTCAGCCTGCTTTTTGCTATGTAATACGCTTGCAAGATTAATTAGTTGCTCTAGCTGCTCAGACTTCAGACCAACCAATCGCTGTGTCTCCTGGGGATTTTGCTCGATATATCCTGATAGAGAACTCATGTTCTTATCTTCATAAAAGACTTTTGAGTCTTATTTTACCTGATTTTACTTATATTTCGGAGATGTCTAATGGTGAAATGACTGTTGAATGCACATTAAAGAAAACCCTTCGCGCATCAAGCGATGACCATTCATATAGTCACTATCCAAAATGCCGTAGCATTTGGTCTTTTGTGCTATTTCAAAT
It encodes:
- a CDS encoding helix-turn-helix domain-containing protein, with the protein product MSSLSGYIEQNPQETQRLVGLKSEQLEQLINLASVLHSKKQAEAEARKIRIINKGGGRKVKLSIEEQILLTLVYLRHLTTFQLLGIQFCMM